From Camelina sativa cultivar DH55 chromosome 7, Cs, whole genome shotgun sequence, one genomic window encodes:
- the LOC109124902 gene encoding nudix hydrolase 22, chloroplastic produces the protein MKSATSATSPTATSFKLGSLRLLALAQQLRLYKPPLSSPFDEESTRKLVSHVGFQELMAPVRLTPKKAAVLICLFEGDDGDLRVILTKRSSTMSTHSGEVSLPGGKAEEHDKDDGVTATREAEEEIGLDPSLVDVVAFLEPFLSQHLLRVTPVVGILWDKKAFNPRPSPTEVEAVFDAPFEMFLKDENRRSEEIEWMGEKLLFHFFDYKTGDDDYVIWGLTSRILIRAATVVYQRPPAFIEQKPNLKYSKMNQATSLYG, from the exons ATGAAGTCGGCAACATCGGCCACGTCGCCAACGGCGACAAGCTTTAAACTAGGATCTCTCAGACTCTTAGCCTTGGCGCAGCAGCTGCGGCTATACAAACCGCCGCTTTCTTCACCGTTCGACGAGGAGAGCACCAGGAAATTGGTATCCCACGTTGGGTTTCAGGAACTTATGGCTCCGGTGAGGCTCACACCGAAGAAAGCGGCTGTCTTGATTTGTCTCTTTGAAGGAGACGACGGTGATTTGCGTGTGATCCTCACTAAGAGGTCTTCCACAATGTCTACTCACTCGG GAGAAGTTTCTTTACCAGGTGGTAAAGCAGAAGAGCATGATAAGGATGATGGGGTCACTGCAACcagagaagcagaggaagagatTGGATTAGACCCTTCtcttgttgatgttgttgcttTCCTCGAACCATTTCTGTCTCAG CATCTGCTTAGAGTAACTCCTGTGGTAGGAATATTATGGGACAAAAAAGCGTTCAATCCAAGGCCAAGTCCTACAGAAGTGGAAGCCGTGTTTGATGCACCCTTTGAAATGTTTCTGAag GATGAGAACCGGAGATCCGAGGAGATTGAGTGGATGGGGGAAAAGCTTTTGTTCCACTTCTTTGATTACAAAACAGGAGATGACGATTATGTTATATGGGGTTTAACTTCCAGAATCTTGATAAGAGCTGCAACAGTGGTTTATCAACGACCACCGGCTTTCATTGAACAGAAACCTAACTTGAAGTACTCCAAAATG AACCAGGCTACTAGTTTATATGGATAG
- the LOC104700042 gene encoding UDP-glycosyltransferase 89A2-like, which produces MVVPETPKPHIMVFPYPAQGHLLPLLDLTHQLCLRGINVSVVVTTGNLQYLSPLISAHPSSVTPIVFPFPSHPSLPPGVENVKDIGNSGNPLITASLRQLRDPIIQWFRSHKTPPVALIYDFFLGWTHELCDQLGVPRFAFFSSGPYLASVLDFCFGNIDVLKSTDPVHLLDLPGSPVFEVEHLPSVVRLCLRSPSPDIISIKDEILMIFLSYGCVFNTAECLEAKYLNYVRKRVGHDRVFGVGPLCSIGLDPGGAAGKSDPLMSWLDGCPDGSVLYICFGSQKALTKEQCDALALGLERSLTRFVWVGKSDPIPEGFEDRVSGRGRVVRGWVPQRAVLSHVAVRGFLSHCGWNSVLEAITSGVTVLGWPMEADQFVNAKLLVEDLGVAVQVCEGDGTVPDPDQLGRIIDESMGEGGREVAARAEEMRQKLEAEGSSFVDLERLVKELGSL; this is translated from the coding sequence ATGGTTGTACCAGAGACTCCGAAACCGCACATCATGGTGTTTCCTTACCCAGCACAAGGCCACTTACTTCCACTACTAGACTTAACTCACCAACTCTGTCTTCGCGGAATCAACGTCTCCGTCGTCGTCACCACCGGAAACCTCCAATACCTCTCTCCCCTTATCTCTGCTCATCCCTCCTCTGTAACTCCCATCGTTTTCCCTTTCCCTTCTCATCCTTCACTCCCTCCCGGCGTTGAAAACGTTAAAGACATCGGTAACTCAGGTAACCCCCTAATCACAGCCTCTCTTCGTCAGCTTCGTGACCCTATCATCCAATGGTTCCGTTCTCACAAAACCCCTCCAGTTGCTCTCATCTATGACTTCTTCCTTGGATGGACACACGAGCTTTGCGATCAGCTCGGTGTTCCTCGTTTCGCTTTCTTCTCCTCCGGTCCATACTTAGCTTCAGTTCTTGATTTCTGCTTCGGTAATATCGATGTACTCAAATCAACGGATCCGGTACATCTCTTGGATCTTCCTGGTTCCCCTGTTTTCGAGGTAGAGCATCTTCCGTCGGTGGTTCGGCTCTGCCTTCGATCTCCTTCACCAGATATCATAAGTATCAAAGATgaaatcttgatgatttttttGAGCTATGGTTGCGTTTTCAATACGGCTGAGTGTTTAGAAGCAAAGTACTTGAATTACGTGAGAAAGAGGGTAGGTCACGATCGGGTTTTTGGAGTTGGCCCGCTTTGTTCGATCGGGTTGGATCCGGGTGGTGCGGCGGGTAAATCCGATCCATTGATGAGTTGGCTCGACGGGTGTCCTGATGGTTCTGTGCTTTACATCTGCTTCGGAAGTCAAAAGGCATTGACCAAAGAGCAGTGTGACGCTCTGGCTCTCGGACTCGAGAGGAGCCTGACCCGGTTCGTTTGGGTGGGTAAGAGTGACCCGATACCCGAGGGATTCGAGGATAGGGTATCGGGTCGGGGAAGAGTTGTTAGAGGGTGGGTTCCGCAGCGTGCTGTGTTGTCACACGTGGCGGTTAGAGGGTTTTTGAGccattgtggatggaactcagTGCTTGAAGCTATAACGAGTGGAGTCACGGTGTTGGGATGGCCAATGGAGGCAGACCAGTTTGTGAACGCAAAGTTGCTTGTGGAGGATTTGGGTGTGGCAGTTCAGGTTTGCGAAGGGGATGGAACAGTGCCGGACCCGGATCAGTTGGGAAGGATCATAGATGAATCAATGGGTGAGGGTGGACGTGAAGTGGCTGCTCGGGCGGAGGAGATGCGGCAGAAGTTAGAGGCCGAAGGAAGCTCATTTGTTGATCTAGAAAGACTTGTCAAAGAACTTGGTAGTCTTTGA